One stretch of Osmia bicornis bicornis unplaced genomic scaffold, iOsmBic2.1, whole genome shotgun sequence DNA includes these proteins:
- the LOC123988942 gene encoding uncharacterized protein LOC123988942, whose protein sequence is MVKADQTSQIALATIFGWVVLGPLVAGPPHGEKVALHGAADHELHELLTKFWMQEEVPSKPSLALTPEEQECEAHFSRTHSRDSSGRYVVRLPLLGPRTNLGDSYETALRGLRRIQRRCTANQAYGRLYKEFLQEYEDLGHMQPASESSLGTSTIFYLPHHGVLTSKGSQPKLRVVFNGSSATSSGTSLNDLMHTGAKLQLDISDVLLRFRRFRYVFTTDIVKMFRQVAVHPADWDLQRILWSDPQGKTVSYQLTTVTYGTRSAPFLAASALLQLVHDEGHRHPLAVPPLLKGRYVDDILGGGDTVKEAEEVAVQLTQLCRAGGFPLQKWSSNCPELLKVISGDGDTSSSTMDFSDLPTRILGLSWQPLADHFWFSAARTFRDAVTKRTILSEVARLFDPLGFLAPLTIRAKILLQELWLEQLGWDEPLPPSTALRWTTFRTELQDLSDLHIPRWLNLTPEGRVEIHGFSDASQHALAAVVYLRISSSTSSATLSLVCAKTKVAPLKRLTIPRLELTAALLLARLAQYVRNTLELSSAPVHLWMDSAVALTWISHHPSRWKEFVRNRVGAIQDALPGARWKFISGRDNPADCASRGLTPTQLKAHTLWWTGPDWLRAPPHEWPTGQSTPHPDAALEERPKVTHVATVEQHPFLLQLIERCSSLTRLLRVVATCLRAAARFRRLPNSSLNNPLSPKDLAHAQLSLTRATQGFHFPSELRTLLKGGTLPRAHPLSRLTAFVDRDGILRVGGRLQHAPLDSDARHPAILPRESILADLLIKDAHLRTLHGGTQATLAHLRRSHWILGGRAPVRAHILRCVRCARFRGLRAAQLMGQLPPARVTPARAFLNTGVDYAGPVLLRTWKGRGAKTFKGWIALFVCFATSAVHLELVSDYSSDGFLAAYRRFISRRGICQTLFSDCGTNFQGADAELRRLFASASKELHELAGRLANDGTKWEFNPPAAPHFGGKWEAAVRSVKHHLRRTIGDTLLTFEELTTLLIQVEAILNSRPLCPLTEDPEDLSALTPGHFLIGDALTSVPEPSLTSIVSSRLSRWQLIQQKVQHFWTRWAAECLHNYQTISKWHHPSHELKVGSLVLLTDERLPPSKWPLARILQLHPGKDGLTRVVTLKTVSSTLQRPITKLAVLPTHDDVQASSPHGSTTGSSKAGG, encoded by the coding sequence ATGGTCAAGGCTGACCAGACCTCGCAGATCGCCCTCGCTACAATCTTCGGATGGGTAGTTCTCGGACCCCTCGTTGCCGGACCGCCTCACGGAGAGAAGGTAGCTCTCCACGGAGCAGCTGATCATGAGCTCCACGAACTCCTCACTAAATTTTGGATGCAAGAAGAGGTTCCTTCGAAACCCTCGCTAGCCCTCACTCCGGAAGAGCAAGAATGCGAGGCACACTTCTCTCGCACCCATTCTCGAGACTCCTCCGGTCGCTACGTGGTGCGACTCCCTCTCCTGGGACCTCGGACTAACCTCGGGGACTCTTACGAGACGGCTCTTCGAGGTCTTAGACGGATTCAACGGCGCTGCACGGCCAATCAGGCGTACGGACGCCTCTACAAGGAGTTTCTGCAGGAGTACGAAGACCTCGGACATATGCAACCAGCCTCGGAATCCTCCTTGGGCACCTCCACGATCTTTTACCTCCCACATCACGGGGTTTTAACCTCTAAGGGTTCGCAGCCGAAACTGAGGGTCGTATTCAACGGCTCCAGTGCCACCTCATCCGGGACTTCTCTCAACGACCTCATGCATACAGGTGCGAAACTGCAATTAGATATTTCGGACGTCCTCTTGCGGTTTAGACGGTTCCGGTATGTGTTCACCACGGACATCGTAAAGATGTTTCGGCAGGTCGCTGTACATCCAGCTGATTGGGACCTTCAACGTATCCTCTGGTCGGACCCTCAAGGGAAGACGGTCAGCTACCAATTGACCACGGTCACCTACGGTACGCGATCAGCTCCTTTCTTGGCGGCAAGTGCGCTGCTGCAACTCGTGCACGATGAAGGTCACCGGCACCCCCTCGCTGTGCCTCCACTTCTCAAGGGTCGCTATGTGGATGACATTCTCGGAGGAGGCGACACAGTCAAGGAAGCCGAGGAAGTCGCGGTTCAGCTGACTCAGCTCTGCAGGGCGGGCGGGTTTCCTCTTCAAAAATGGTCCAGCAATTGTCCAGAGCTCCTCAAGGTTATCTCCGGAGACGGCGACACCTCAAGCTCGACCATGGATTTCTCCGATCTCCCCACAAGGATTCTGGGCTTATCTTGGCAACCTCTAGCGGATCACTTCTGGTTTTCCGCTGCACGCACCTTTCGAGATGCAGTGACGAAACGAACCATCCTCTCGGAAGTCGCACGTCTGTTTGATCCGCTCGGATTCCTCGCACCCCTCACGATACGAGCGAAGATTCTCCTCCAGGAGCTGTGGCTTGAACAGCTTGGATGGGACGAACCACTTCCTCCCTCCACAGCTCTCCGTTGGACAACCTTCAGAACAGAACTACAGGACCTCTCGGACCTCCACATTCCTCGGTGGCTCAATCTCACCCCGGAGGGTCGAGTTGAGATTCACGGATTCTCGGACGCCTCACAACATGCGCTGGCTGCAGTTGTATACCTTCGGATTTCGTCCTCCACATCGTCGGCAACCCTGTCGCTAGTCTGCGCCAAGACCAAGGTGGCGCCCCTCAAGAGACTTACCATCCCTCGGTTAGAGTTGACGGCCGCTCTCCTGCTCGCAAGGCTCGCACAGTATGTACGGAATACCCTCGAGCTTTCCTCGGCACCGGTGCACCTCTGGATGGACTCTGCTGTCGCGCTGACTTGGATCAGTCATCATCCCTCGAGATGGAAGGAGTTTGTGCGGAATAGAGTCGGGGCAATTCAAGACGCCTTACCCGGCGCTCGCTGGAAATTCATCTCAGGGCGCGACAACCCCGCGGACTGCGCATCTCGAGGTCTGACACCGACCCAATTGAAGGCTCATACCCTCTGGTGGACTGGACCGGACTGGTTAAGGGCGCCTCCTCACGAGTGGCCGACGGGGCAATCAACTCCTCATCCAGACGCAGCCTTAGAAGAAAGACCTAAGGTTACCCACGTTGCCACCGTGGAACAACATCCTTTCCTCCTGCAACTTATTGAACGGTGCTCCTCCCTCACTCGACTCCTCAGGGTTGTTGCGACGTGCCTCAGGGCAGCCGCGCGCTTCCGGCGACTACCGAACTCCTCATTGAACAACCCTCTCTCTCCAAAGGACCTCGCACATGCACAACTGTCCCTCACTCGAGCCACTCAAGGCTTTCATTTCCCCTCTGAGCTACGGACTCTCCTCAAGGGTGGAACCCTCCCTCGAGCTCATCCGCTCTCTCGATTGACCGCCTTTGTTGACCGTGATGGCATCCTCCGAGTTGGCGGTCGACTTCAGCATGCACCTCTGGACTCGGACGCACGACATCCGGCGATCCTTCCCCGGGAATCAATCTTGGCTGATCTCCTCATCAAGGACGCTCACCTGCGTACCCTTCACGGCGGTACCCAGGCTACGTTGGCTCACCTCAGGCGATCGCACTGGATTTTAGGCGGTCGGGCCCCGGTGAGGGCACACATCCTCCGGTGCGTGAGATGCGCACGGTTCCGAGGCCTCCGAGCAGCTCAACTAATGGGCCAGTTACCTCCCGCACGGGTCACACCAGCCAGGGCCTTCCTTAATACCGGAGTAGATTACGCTGGACCGGTGCTCCTCCGCACCTGGAAGGGAAGAGGAGCGAAAACCTTCAAGGGATGGATTGCCCTCTTCGTCTGCTTTGCCACCTCGGCCGTCCACCTCGAGCTAGTCTCGGATTACTCCTCAGACGGGTTCCTCGCTGCCTATCGGAGATTCATCAGCCGGCGTGGCATCTGCCAGACCTTATTCAGCGATTGCGGCACCAATTTTCAAGGCGCCGACGCAGAGCTACGCCGCCTGTTCGCCTCCGCCTCGAAGGAGCTCCACGAGCTGGCCGGACGACTGGCCAACGACGGGACAAAGTGGGAGTTCAACCCACCAGCCGCCCCTCATTTCGGCGGGAAATGGGAAGCCGCCGTCCGCTCCGTCAAGCATCACCTCAGGCGAACCATCGGAGACACGCTCCTCACGTTCGAAGAGCTCACCACCTTACTAATTCAGGTAGAAGCTATCCTCAATTCTCGACCCCTCTGCCCCCTCACTGAGGATCCTGAAGACCTCTCCGCTCTTACACCTGGACACTTCCTCATTGGAGACGCGCTCACCTCTGTTCCGGAACCCTCTCTCACCTCCATAGTCTCCTCTCGGTTATCCCGCTGGCAGCTTATCCAGCAGAAGGTGCAGCATTTCTGGACGCGCTGGGCAGCGGAGTGCCTCCACAATTACCAAACCATCTCCAAGTGGCACCATCCCTCGCATGAGCTCAAGGTGGGCTCTTTGGTGCTCCTCACGGATGAGCGACTACCTCCCTCGAAGTGGCCCCTCGCCAGGATTCTCCAGCTACACCCAGGGAAGGACGGACTCACCAGGGTGGTTACCCTCAAGACGGTCTCCTCCACTCTACAGCGGCCCATTACGAAGCTGGCAGTACTACCAACCCACGACGACGTCCAGGCCTCCTCCCCTCATGGTTCGACAACGGGGTCGTCGAAGGCGGGCGGGTAA